Proteins found in one Triticum urartu cultivar G1812 chromosome 4, Tu2.1, whole genome shotgun sequence genomic segment:
- the LOC125552309 gene encoding protein kinase STUNTED-like isoform X2, with protein MAGEGVGRCILVGLHMDAVGKELLQWALNQAARSGDRVVAVHIYRKSDLCKTNALTLIRTLDDYLAEYEAICSKKDIVLVGRVTPGSSIQKVLVKEAKLCAAMAVVIGANKKYSFGGSTGLAKYCARKLPATTSVVAIQGGKAIFVREAPRPPLGAEPKPVLRTLLHPSVGMEPKVIIPNPNRRSARSMDFDAAGCGQCAAPPQPKKPCDDHDAADAKALVVRVPAPEQKLGWPLLRRAPPAAQATTRDHETTRKQSVVHWVMSLPRRSSPSASPEPAQEGLAAELRRALAGAPSRCRWFRYEELYDATNHFSPGNLVGKGAHSRVYRGGLASGQRVAIKLCRASAEASKDFLREVDIITKLQHGRIVPLVGVCVEGPNLISVYRYLPRGSLEDNLHGKKRSKPALPWEKRYRAAVGVAEALSYVHSGCSRPVIHRDVKSSNILLTDDFEPQLSDFGLAIWAPSSPSSLTHSDVVGTFGYLAPEYFMYGKVTDKVDVYAFGVVLLELLTGRRPITGDGSPKGHHQSLVMWATPILNGGDISDLLDPSLDVKHDEVEVRRMAVAASLCLGRSARLRPPISQILSILRGEEDATSLAASEPDCVVDDETYPAANVRSHLGLALLDVEDAESISSTEHTNLSPLEEYLRERCSRSSSFD; from the exons ATGGCGGGGGAGGGCGTCGGGCGGTGCATACTGGTGGGGCTGCACATGGACGCCGTCGGGAAGGAGCTGCTGCAGTGGGCGCTCAACCAGGCGGCCAGGAGCGGCGACCGCGTCGTCGCCGTCCACATTTACCGCAAATCCG ACCTGTGCAAGACGAACGCGCTGACGCTGATCAGGACGCTGGACGACTACCTGGCGGAGTACGAGGCCATCTGCAGCAAGAAAGAC ATCGTCCTCGTGGGGCGGGTCACGCCGGGGAGCTCGATCCAGAAGGTGCTGGTGAAGGAGGCCAAGCTCTGCGCGGCCATGGCGGTGGTGATCGGCGCCAACAAGAAGTACTCCTTCGG TGGCTCGACCGGCCTCGCCAAGTACTGCGCCAGGAAGCTCCCGGCGACGACCAGCGTCGTCGCCATCCAGGGCGGCAAGGCCATCTTCGTCAGGGAGGCCCCCCGGCCGCCACTTG GAGCAGAGCCCAAGCCGGTGCTCCGCACGCTGCTGCACCCCAGCGTCGGCATGGAGCCCAAGGTGATCATCCCCAACCCCAACCGCCGGAGCGCGCGGTCCATGGACTTCGACGCCGCGGGCTGCGGCCAGtgcgccgcgccgccgcagccCAAGAAGCCCTGCGACGACCACGACGCCGCCGACGCCAAGGCCCTCGTCGTGCGCGTGCCGGCGCCAGAGCAGAAGCTCGGCTGGCCTTTGCTCCGGCGCGCGCCTCCCGCAGCGCAGGCCACGACGAGAGACCACGAGACGACGCGCAAGCAGTCGGTGGTGCACTGGGTGATGAGCCTGCCGCGGCGCTCCTCGCCGTCGGCGTCCCCGGAACCGGCGCAGGAGGGGCTGGCGGCCGAGCTGAGGCGGGCGCTCGCCGGCGCGCCGTCCCGGTGCCGGTGGTTCCGGTACGAGGAGCTGTACGACGCCACGAACCACTTCTCCCCCGGCAACCTGGTGGGCAAGGGCGCGCACAGCCGGGTGTACCGGGGCGGGCTGGCGAGCGGGCAGCGGGTGGCGATCAAGCTGTGCCGGGCGTCGGCGGAGGCGTCCAAGGACTTCCTCCGGGAGGTGGACATCATCACCAAGCTGCAGCACGGCCGCATCGTGCCGCTCGTCGGCGTCTGCGTGGAAGGCCCCAACCTCATCTCCGTCTACCGCTACCTCCCCCGCGGCAGCCTCGAGGACAACCTGCACG GGAAGAAGAGGTCGAAGCCGGCGCTGCCGTGGGAGAAGAGGTACCGGGCGGCGGTCGGGGTGGCCGAGGCCCTGAGCTACGTGCACTCCGGCTGCTCGCGGCCGGTGATCCACCGCGACGTCAAGTCCTCCAACATCCTCCTCACGGACGACTTTGAGCCCCAG TTGTCCGATTTCGGGCTCGCGATCTGGGCGCCGTCCAGCCCGTCGTCCCTCACGCACAGCGACGTCGTCGGCACCTTCGG GTACCTAGCGCCGGAGTACTTCATGTACGGGAAGGTGACGGACAAGGTGGACGTGTACGCGTTCGGGGTGGTGCTGCTGGAGCTCCTCACCGGGCGGAGGCCCATCACCGGCGACGGCTCACCGAAGGGCCACCACCAAAGTCTCGTCATGTGG GCGACTCCGATCCTCAACGGCGGCGACATCTCCGACCTGCTGGACCCGAGCCTGGACGTGAAGCACGACGAGGTGGAGGTGCGGCGAATGGCCGTCGCGGCGTCGCTCTGCCTCGGGAGGTCGGCGCGCCTTAGGCCCCCGATATCGCAG ATTCTGAGCATACTACGAGGAGAAGAGGACGCGACGAGCTTGGCGGCGTCGGAGCCGGACTGCGTGGTGGACGACGAGACCTACCCGGCGGCCAACGTGAGGTCGCACCTAGGGCTGGCGCTGCTGGACGTGGAGGACGCCGAGTCCATCTCCAGCACCGAGCACACCAACCTCAGCCCGCTCGAGGAGTACCTCAGAGAACGCTGCAGCCGATCATCCAGCTTCGATTGA
- the LOC125552309 gene encoding protein kinase STUNTED-like isoform X1, whose product MAGEGVGRCILVGLHMDAVGKELLQWALNQAARSGDRVVAVHIYRKSGDLCKTNALTLIRTLDDYLAEYEAICSKKDIVLVGRVTPGSSIQKVLVKEAKLCAAMAVVIGANKKYSFGGSTGLAKYCARKLPATTSVVAIQGGKAIFVREAPRPPLGAEPKPVLRTLLHPSVGMEPKVIIPNPNRRSARSMDFDAAGCGQCAAPPQPKKPCDDHDAADAKALVVRVPAPEQKLGWPLLRRAPPAAQATTRDHETTRKQSVVHWVMSLPRRSSPSASPEPAQEGLAAELRRALAGAPSRCRWFRYEELYDATNHFSPGNLVGKGAHSRVYRGGLASGQRVAIKLCRASAEASKDFLREVDIITKLQHGRIVPLVGVCVEGPNLISVYRYLPRGSLEDNLHGKKRSKPALPWEKRYRAAVGVAEALSYVHSGCSRPVIHRDVKSSNILLTDDFEPQLSDFGLAIWAPSSPSSLTHSDVVGTFGYLAPEYFMYGKVTDKVDVYAFGVVLLELLTGRRPITGDGSPKGHHQSLVMWATPILNGGDISDLLDPSLDVKHDEVEVRRMAVAASLCLGRSARLRPPISQILSILRGEEDATSLAASEPDCVVDDETYPAANVRSHLGLALLDVEDAESISSTEHTNLSPLEEYLRERCSRSSSFD is encoded by the exons ATGGCGGGGGAGGGCGTCGGGCGGTGCATACTGGTGGGGCTGCACATGGACGCCGTCGGGAAGGAGCTGCTGCAGTGGGCGCTCAACCAGGCGGCCAGGAGCGGCGACCGCGTCGTCGCCGTCCACATTTACCGCAAATCCG GAGACCTGTGCAAGACGAACGCGCTGACGCTGATCAGGACGCTGGACGACTACCTGGCGGAGTACGAGGCCATCTGCAGCAAGAAAGAC ATCGTCCTCGTGGGGCGGGTCACGCCGGGGAGCTCGATCCAGAAGGTGCTGGTGAAGGAGGCCAAGCTCTGCGCGGCCATGGCGGTGGTGATCGGCGCCAACAAGAAGTACTCCTTCGG TGGCTCGACCGGCCTCGCCAAGTACTGCGCCAGGAAGCTCCCGGCGACGACCAGCGTCGTCGCCATCCAGGGCGGCAAGGCCATCTTCGTCAGGGAGGCCCCCCGGCCGCCACTTG GAGCAGAGCCCAAGCCGGTGCTCCGCACGCTGCTGCACCCCAGCGTCGGCATGGAGCCCAAGGTGATCATCCCCAACCCCAACCGCCGGAGCGCGCGGTCCATGGACTTCGACGCCGCGGGCTGCGGCCAGtgcgccgcgccgccgcagccCAAGAAGCCCTGCGACGACCACGACGCCGCCGACGCCAAGGCCCTCGTCGTGCGCGTGCCGGCGCCAGAGCAGAAGCTCGGCTGGCCTTTGCTCCGGCGCGCGCCTCCCGCAGCGCAGGCCACGACGAGAGACCACGAGACGACGCGCAAGCAGTCGGTGGTGCACTGGGTGATGAGCCTGCCGCGGCGCTCCTCGCCGTCGGCGTCCCCGGAACCGGCGCAGGAGGGGCTGGCGGCCGAGCTGAGGCGGGCGCTCGCCGGCGCGCCGTCCCGGTGCCGGTGGTTCCGGTACGAGGAGCTGTACGACGCCACGAACCACTTCTCCCCCGGCAACCTGGTGGGCAAGGGCGCGCACAGCCGGGTGTACCGGGGCGGGCTGGCGAGCGGGCAGCGGGTGGCGATCAAGCTGTGCCGGGCGTCGGCGGAGGCGTCCAAGGACTTCCTCCGGGAGGTGGACATCATCACCAAGCTGCAGCACGGCCGCATCGTGCCGCTCGTCGGCGTCTGCGTGGAAGGCCCCAACCTCATCTCCGTCTACCGCTACCTCCCCCGCGGCAGCCTCGAGGACAACCTGCACG GGAAGAAGAGGTCGAAGCCGGCGCTGCCGTGGGAGAAGAGGTACCGGGCGGCGGTCGGGGTGGCCGAGGCCCTGAGCTACGTGCACTCCGGCTGCTCGCGGCCGGTGATCCACCGCGACGTCAAGTCCTCCAACATCCTCCTCACGGACGACTTTGAGCCCCAG TTGTCCGATTTCGGGCTCGCGATCTGGGCGCCGTCCAGCCCGTCGTCCCTCACGCACAGCGACGTCGTCGGCACCTTCGG GTACCTAGCGCCGGAGTACTTCATGTACGGGAAGGTGACGGACAAGGTGGACGTGTACGCGTTCGGGGTGGTGCTGCTGGAGCTCCTCACCGGGCGGAGGCCCATCACCGGCGACGGCTCACCGAAGGGCCACCACCAAAGTCTCGTCATGTGG GCGACTCCGATCCTCAACGGCGGCGACATCTCCGACCTGCTGGACCCGAGCCTGGACGTGAAGCACGACGAGGTGGAGGTGCGGCGAATGGCCGTCGCGGCGTCGCTCTGCCTCGGGAGGTCGGCGCGCCTTAGGCCCCCGATATCGCAG ATTCTGAGCATACTACGAGGAGAAGAGGACGCGACGAGCTTGGCGGCGTCGGAGCCGGACTGCGTGGTGGACGACGAGACCTACCCGGCGGCCAACGTGAGGTCGCACCTAGGGCTGGCGCTGCTGGACGTGGAGGACGCCGAGTCCATCTCCAGCACCGAGCACACCAACCTCAGCCCGCTCGAGGAGTACCTCAGAGAACGCTGCAGCCGATCATCCAGCTTCGATTGA
- the LOC125552309 gene encoding protein kinase STUNTED-like isoform X3, whose product MAGEGVGRCILVGLHMDAVGKELLQWALNQAARSGDRVVAVHIYRKSGDLCKTNALTLIRTLDDYLAEYEAICSKKDIVLVGRVTPGSSIQKVLVKEAKLCAAMAVVIGANKKYSFGGSTGLAKYCARKLPATTSVVAIQGGKAIFVREAPRPPLGAEPKPVLRTLLHPSVGMEPKVIIPNPNRRSARSMDFDAAGCGQCAAPPQPKKPCDDHDAADAKALVVRVPAPEQKLGWPLLRRAPPAAQATTRDHETTRKQSVVHWVMSLPRRSSPSASPEPAQEGLAAELRRALAGAPSRCRWFRYEELYDATNHFSPGNLVGKGAHSRVYRGGLASGQRVAIKLCRASAEASKDFLREVDIITKLQHGRIVPLVGVCVEGPNLISVYRYLPRGSLEDNLHGKRSKPALPWEKRYRAAVGVAEALSYVHSGCSRPVIHRDVKSSNILLTDDFEPQLSDFGLAIWAPSSPSSLTHSDVVGTFGYLAPEYFMYGKVTDKVDVYAFGVVLLELLTGRRPITGDGSPKGHHQSLVMWATPILNGGDISDLLDPSLDVKHDEVEVRRMAVAASLCLGRSARLRPPISQILSILRGEEDATSLAASEPDCVVDDETYPAANVRSHLGLALLDVEDAESISSTEHTNLSPLEEYLRERCSRSSSFD is encoded by the exons ATGGCGGGGGAGGGCGTCGGGCGGTGCATACTGGTGGGGCTGCACATGGACGCCGTCGGGAAGGAGCTGCTGCAGTGGGCGCTCAACCAGGCGGCCAGGAGCGGCGACCGCGTCGTCGCCGTCCACATTTACCGCAAATCCG GAGACCTGTGCAAGACGAACGCGCTGACGCTGATCAGGACGCTGGACGACTACCTGGCGGAGTACGAGGCCATCTGCAGCAAGAAAGAC ATCGTCCTCGTGGGGCGGGTCACGCCGGGGAGCTCGATCCAGAAGGTGCTGGTGAAGGAGGCCAAGCTCTGCGCGGCCATGGCGGTGGTGATCGGCGCCAACAAGAAGTACTCCTTCGG TGGCTCGACCGGCCTCGCCAAGTACTGCGCCAGGAAGCTCCCGGCGACGACCAGCGTCGTCGCCATCCAGGGCGGCAAGGCCATCTTCGTCAGGGAGGCCCCCCGGCCGCCACTTG GAGCAGAGCCCAAGCCGGTGCTCCGCACGCTGCTGCACCCCAGCGTCGGCATGGAGCCCAAGGTGATCATCCCCAACCCCAACCGCCGGAGCGCGCGGTCCATGGACTTCGACGCCGCGGGCTGCGGCCAGtgcgccgcgccgccgcagccCAAGAAGCCCTGCGACGACCACGACGCCGCCGACGCCAAGGCCCTCGTCGTGCGCGTGCCGGCGCCAGAGCAGAAGCTCGGCTGGCCTTTGCTCCGGCGCGCGCCTCCCGCAGCGCAGGCCACGACGAGAGACCACGAGACGACGCGCAAGCAGTCGGTGGTGCACTGGGTGATGAGCCTGCCGCGGCGCTCCTCGCCGTCGGCGTCCCCGGAACCGGCGCAGGAGGGGCTGGCGGCCGAGCTGAGGCGGGCGCTCGCCGGCGCGCCGTCCCGGTGCCGGTGGTTCCGGTACGAGGAGCTGTACGACGCCACGAACCACTTCTCCCCCGGCAACCTGGTGGGCAAGGGCGCGCACAGCCGGGTGTACCGGGGCGGGCTGGCGAGCGGGCAGCGGGTGGCGATCAAGCTGTGCCGGGCGTCGGCGGAGGCGTCCAAGGACTTCCTCCGGGAGGTGGACATCATCACCAAGCTGCAGCACGGCCGCATCGTGCCGCTCGTCGGCGTCTGCGTGGAAGGCCCCAACCTCATCTCCGTCTACCGCTACCTCCCCCGCGGCAGCCTCGAGGACAACCTGCACGG GAAGAGGTCGAAGCCGGCGCTGCCGTGGGAGAAGAGGTACCGGGCGGCGGTCGGGGTGGCCGAGGCCCTGAGCTACGTGCACTCCGGCTGCTCGCGGCCGGTGATCCACCGCGACGTCAAGTCCTCCAACATCCTCCTCACGGACGACTTTGAGCCCCAG TTGTCCGATTTCGGGCTCGCGATCTGGGCGCCGTCCAGCCCGTCGTCCCTCACGCACAGCGACGTCGTCGGCACCTTCGG GTACCTAGCGCCGGAGTACTTCATGTACGGGAAGGTGACGGACAAGGTGGACGTGTACGCGTTCGGGGTGGTGCTGCTGGAGCTCCTCACCGGGCGGAGGCCCATCACCGGCGACGGCTCACCGAAGGGCCACCACCAAAGTCTCGTCATGTGG GCGACTCCGATCCTCAACGGCGGCGACATCTCCGACCTGCTGGACCCGAGCCTGGACGTGAAGCACGACGAGGTGGAGGTGCGGCGAATGGCCGTCGCGGCGTCGCTCTGCCTCGGGAGGTCGGCGCGCCTTAGGCCCCCGATATCGCAG ATTCTGAGCATACTACGAGGAGAAGAGGACGCGACGAGCTTGGCGGCGTCGGAGCCGGACTGCGTGGTGGACGACGAGACCTACCCGGCGGCCAACGTGAGGTCGCACCTAGGGCTGGCGCTGCTGGACGTGGAGGACGCCGAGTCCATCTCCAGCACCGAGCACACCAACCTCAGCCCGCTCGAGGAGTACCTCAGAGAACGCTGCAGCCGATCATCCAGCTTCGATTGA
- the LOC125552309 gene encoding protein kinase STUNTED-like isoform X4 — translation MAVVIGANKKYSFGGSTGLAKYCARKLPATTSVVAIQGGKAIFVREAPRPPLGAEPKPVLRTLLHPSVGMEPKVIIPNPNRRSARSMDFDAAGCGQCAAPPQPKKPCDDHDAADAKALVVRVPAPEQKLGWPLLRRAPPAAQATTRDHETTRKQSVVHWVMSLPRRSSPSASPEPAQEGLAAELRRALAGAPSRCRWFRYEELYDATNHFSPGNLVGKGAHSRVYRGGLASGQRVAIKLCRASAEASKDFLREVDIITKLQHGRIVPLVGVCVEGPNLISVYRYLPRGSLEDNLHGKKRSKPALPWEKRYRAAVGVAEALSYVHSGCSRPVIHRDVKSSNILLTDDFEPQLSDFGLAIWAPSSPSSLTHSDVVGTFGYLAPEYFMYGKVTDKVDVYAFGVVLLELLTGRRPITGDGSPKGHHQSLVMWATPILNGGDISDLLDPSLDVKHDEVEVRRMAVAASLCLGRSARLRPPISQILSILRGEEDATSLAASEPDCVVDDETYPAANVRSHLGLALLDVEDAESISSTEHTNLSPLEEYLRERCSRSSSFD, via the exons ATGGCGGTGGTGATCGGCGCCAACAAGAAGTACTCCTTCGG TGGCTCGACCGGCCTCGCCAAGTACTGCGCCAGGAAGCTCCCGGCGACGACCAGCGTCGTCGCCATCCAGGGCGGCAAGGCCATCTTCGTCAGGGAGGCCCCCCGGCCGCCACTTG GAGCAGAGCCCAAGCCGGTGCTCCGCACGCTGCTGCACCCCAGCGTCGGCATGGAGCCCAAGGTGATCATCCCCAACCCCAACCGCCGGAGCGCGCGGTCCATGGACTTCGACGCCGCGGGCTGCGGCCAGtgcgccgcgccgccgcagccCAAGAAGCCCTGCGACGACCACGACGCCGCCGACGCCAAGGCCCTCGTCGTGCGCGTGCCGGCGCCAGAGCAGAAGCTCGGCTGGCCTTTGCTCCGGCGCGCGCCTCCCGCAGCGCAGGCCACGACGAGAGACCACGAGACGACGCGCAAGCAGTCGGTGGTGCACTGGGTGATGAGCCTGCCGCGGCGCTCCTCGCCGTCGGCGTCCCCGGAACCGGCGCAGGAGGGGCTGGCGGCCGAGCTGAGGCGGGCGCTCGCCGGCGCGCCGTCCCGGTGCCGGTGGTTCCGGTACGAGGAGCTGTACGACGCCACGAACCACTTCTCCCCCGGCAACCTGGTGGGCAAGGGCGCGCACAGCCGGGTGTACCGGGGCGGGCTGGCGAGCGGGCAGCGGGTGGCGATCAAGCTGTGCCGGGCGTCGGCGGAGGCGTCCAAGGACTTCCTCCGGGAGGTGGACATCATCACCAAGCTGCAGCACGGCCGCATCGTGCCGCTCGTCGGCGTCTGCGTGGAAGGCCCCAACCTCATCTCCGTCTACCGCTACCTCCCCCGCGGCAGCCTCGAGGACAACCTGCACG GGAAGAAGAGGTCGAAGCCGGCGCTGCCGTGGGAGAAGAGGTACCGGGCGGCGGTCGGGGTGGCCGAGGCCCTGAGCTACGTGCACTCCGGCTGCTCGCGGCCGGTGATCCACCGCGACGTCAAGTCCTCCAACATCCTCCTCACGGACGACTTTGAGCCCCAG TTGTCCGATTTCGGGCTCGCGATCTGGGCGCCGTCCAGCCCGTCGTCCCTCACGCACAGCGACGTCGTCGGCACCTTCGG GTACCTAGCGCCGGAGTACTTCATGTACGGGAAGGTGACGGACAAGGTGGACGTGTACGCGTTCGGGGTGGTGCTGCTGGAGCTCCTCACCGGGCGGAGGCCCATCACCGGCGACGGCTCACCGAAGGGCCACCACCAAAGTCTCGTCATGTGG GCGACTCCGATCCTCAACGGCGGCGACATCTCCGACCTGCTGGACCCGAGCCTGGACGTGAAGCACGACGAGGTGGAGGTGCGGCGAATGGCCGTCGCGGCGTCGCTCTGCCTCGGGAGGTCGGCGCGCCTTAGGCCCCCGATATCGCAG ATTCTGAGCATACTACGAGGAGAAGAGGACGCGACGAGCTTGGCGGCGTCGGAGCCGGACTGCGTGGTGGACGACGAGACCTACCCGGCGGCCAACGTGAGGTCGCACCTAGGGCTGGCGCTGCTGGACGTGGAGGACGCCGAGTCCATCTCCAGCACCGAGCACACCAACCTCAGCCCGCTCGAGGAGTACCTCAGAGAACGCTGCAGCCGATCATCCAGCTTCGATTGA
- the LOC125552310 gene encoding serine/arginine repetitive matrix protein 1-like isoform X1: MSRCFPYPPPGYVRNPVAVPPVPVAETTAKLQKERERAEKKKEKRNDKKASHQGGGETKHSKRSHKKRKHEDTSIAGLESKTAPKELFDQLEKSGLSEEYGAPSFIQTVHGSPESSQDSSKRRKVVLPGPSQNKNGTVLRIKIKRDQDSPSAMLDGSRVLPQQPVQQMATPSSLLSKQNAVQPRRDVMVKSAAGFQQSIKRDTQSVPKQMDAKPPAMILQRVPSMTNIAPKVDPPTTAKITPKIDAPTSAKIMQKIDSRVPVNGTPSSAKVKGSADPLPTQLTRRVVPPPAKVAQRVDIPAAKAAQRVDIPPAKVIDIPPAKALQKVDPLVPSKVLRRDAPPQSLPVLPNDTIKVASSHQPDRQLQPVLHKPKVPVVSPLIKQQQSSTLPKEEPCSSGRKTEKIPEVKQSKSDRKKSRKAEKEEKKERKFRDLFVTWNPPSLEVEETGNLGDQDWLLGGAKKPDAGNSSCKASDGLAPMEVEFSWQPRAIHLPDLHMYQLPYVVPF, translated from the exons ATGTCGAGGTGCTTCCCCTACCCGCCGCCGGGCTACGTGCGAAACCCAGTGGCCGTGCCCCCCGTTCCCGTGGCGGAGACGACCGCTAAG CTCCAGAAAGAAAGGGAAAGGGCcgaaaagaagaaagagaaaaggaatgacAAGAAAGCTTCCCATCAGGGTGGTGGTGAGACAAAACATTCAAAACGTAGCCATAAGAAGAGAAAGCATGAAGATACCAGCATAGCCGGCCTGGAGTCCAAAACTGCACCCAAAGAACTATTTGATCAGTTGGAGAAGAGTGGACTCTCAGAAGAGTATGGGGCCCCTTCTTTCATTCAGACAGTACATGGATCACCAGAGAGCTCTCAGGACAGCAGTAAGCGAAGAAAGGTGGTGCTCCCAGGCCCTAGTCAAAATAAGAATG GGACGGTACTTCGCATTAAGATAAAAAGAGATCAGGATTCACCGTCAGCCATGTTGGATGGTTCTAGGGTTCTTCCGCAACAACCTGTCCAACAAATGGCTACACCTTCATCCTTGTTGAGTAAGCAGAATGCAGTTCAACCTCGCAGGGATGTTATGGTAAAGTCAGCTGCCGGTTTCCAGCAAAGCATCAAGAGGGATACCCAATCTGTGCCAAAACAAATGGATGCAAAACCCCCTGCAATGATCTTGCAAAGAGTTCCTTCCATGACAAATATTGCTCCAAAGGTGGATCCCCCAACCACAGCGAAGATCACACCAAAGATAGATGCCCCAACCTCAGCAAAGATCATGCAAAAGATAGATTCCCGGGTGCCCGTTAATGGTACACCTTCATCTGCCAAGGTGAAAGGAAGTGCTGATCCTTTGCCTACGCAGCTGACACGACGAGTTGTTCCTCCACCTGCTAAGGTGGCACAGAGAGTCGACATTCCTGCTGCCAAGGCAGCACAGAGAGTCGACATTCCTCCTGCCAAGGTTATTGACATTCCTCCTGCAAAGGCGCTGCAAAAGGTTGATCCTCTGGTGCCATCCAAGGTGCTCCGAAGAGATGCTCCTCCACAGAGTTTGCCTGTGTTGCCGAATGATACAATAAAAGTTGCTTCTTCCCACCAGCCAGACAGGCAGCTGCAGCCTGTTCTGCACAAACCGAAGGTGCCTGTAGTCTCTCCCCTCATCAAACAGCAGCAGTCAAGCACCTTGCCGAAAGAAGAGCCTTGTTCCTCTGGCAGGAAGACTGAAAAAATACCAGAGGTTAAGCAGTCAAAGTCTGATCGTAAGAAGAGCCGCAAGGCTGAGAAGGAagagaagaaagagaggaaattCCGAGATCTTTTTGTTACCTGGAATCCACCTTCCTTGGAGGTTGAGGAGACCGGGAATCTCGGCGACCAGGATTGGTTGCTCGGCGGTGCAAAGAAACCTGATGCCGGCAACAGCAGCTGCAAGGCAAGTGATGGTTTGGCGCCCATGGAGGTGGAGTTTTCATGGCAACCAAGGGCTATTCATCTGCCTGACCTTCATATGTATCAGTTgccatatgttgttcccttttaG
- the LOC125552310 gene encoding triadin-like isoform X2, producing the protein MSRCFPYPPPGYVRNPVAVPPVPVAETTAKKERERAEKKKEKRNDKKASHQGGGETKHSKRSHKKRKHEDTSIAGLESKTAPKELFDQLEKSGLSEEYGAPSFIQTVHGSPESSQDSSKRRKVVLPGPSQNKNGTVLRIKIKRDQDSPSAMLDGSRVLPQQPVQQMATPSSLLSKQNAVQPRRDVMVKSAAGFQQSIKRDTQSVPKQMDAKPPAMILQRVPSMTNIAPKVDPPTTAKITPKIDAPTSAKIMQKIDSRVPVNGTPSSAKVKGSADPLPTQLTRRVVPPPAKVAQRVDIPAAKAAQRVDIPPAKVIDIPPAKALQKVDPLVPSKVLRRDAPPQSLPVLPNDTIKVASSHQPDRQLQPVLHKPKVPVVSPLIKQQQSSTLPKEEPCSSGRKTEKIPEVKQSKSDRKKSRKAEKEEKKERKFRDLFVTWNPPSLEVEETGNLGDQDWLLGGAKKPDAGNSSCKASDGLAPMEVEFSWQPRAIHLPDLHMYQLPYVVPF; encoded by the exons ATGTCGAGGTGCTTCCCCTACCCGCCGCCGGGCTACGTGCGAAACCCAGTGGCCGTGCCCCCCGTTCCCGTGGCGGAGACGACCGCTAAG AAAGAAAGGGAAAGGGCcgaaaagaagaaagagaaaaggaatgacAAGAAAGCTTCCCATCAGGGTGGTGGTGAGACAAAACATTCAAAACGTAGCCATAAGAAGAGAAAGCATGAAGATACCAGCATAGCCGGCCTGGAGTCCAAAACTGCACCCAAAGAACTATTTGATCAGTTGGAGAAGAGTGGACTCTCAGAAGAGTATGGGGCCCCTTCTTTCATTCAGACAGTACATGGATCACCAGAGAGCTCTCAGGACAGCAGTAAGCGAAGAAAGGTGGTGCTCCCAGGCCCTAGTCAAAATAAGAATG GGACGGTACTTCGCATTAAGATAAAAAGAGATCAGGATTCACCGTCAGCCATGTTGGATGGTTCTAGGGTTCTTCCGCAACAACCTGTCCAACAAATGGCTACACCTTCATCCTTGTTGAGTAAGCAGAATGCAGTTCAACCTCGCAGGGATGTTATGGTAAAGTCAGCTGCCGGTTTCCAGCAAAGCATCAAGAGGGATACCCAATCTGTGCCAAAACAAATGGATGCAAAACCCCCTGCAATGATCTTGCAAAGAGTTCCTTCCATGACAAATATTGCTCCAAAGGTGGATCCCCCAACCACAGCGAAGATCACACCAAAGATAGATGCCCCAACCTCAGCAAAGATCATGCAAAAGATAGATTCCCGGGTGCCCGTTAATGGTACACCTTCATCTGCCAAGGTGAAAGGAAGTGCTGATCCTTTGCCTACGCAGCTGACACGACGAGTTGTTCCTCCACCTGCTAAGGTGGCACAGAGAGTCGACATTCCTGCTGCCAAGGCAGCACAGAGAGTCGACATTCCTCCTGCCAAGGTTATTGACATTCCTCCTGCAAAGGCGCTGCAAAAGGTTGATCCTCTGGTGCCATCCAAGGTGCTCCGAAGAGATGCTCCTCCACAGAGTTTGCCTGTGTTGCCGAATGATACAATAAAAGTTGCTTCTTCCCACCAGCCAGACAGGCAGCTGCAGCCTGTTCTGCACAAACCGAAGGTGCCTGTAGTCTCTCCCCTCATCAAACAGCAGCAGTCAAGCACCTTGCCGAAAGAAGAGCCTTGTTCCTCTGGCAGGAAGACTGAAAAAATACCAGAGGTTAAGCAGTCAAAGTCTGATCGTAAGAAGAGCCGCAAGGCTGAGAAGGAagagaagaaagagaggaaattCCGAGATCTTTTTGTTACCTGGAATCCACCTTCCTTGGAGGTTGAGGAGACCGGGAATCTCGGCGACCAGGATTGGTTGCTCGGCGGTGCAAAGAAACCTGATGCCGGCAACAGCAGCTGCAAGGCAAGTGATGGTTTGGCGCCCATGGAGGTGGAGTTTTCATGGCAACCAAGGGCTATTCATCTGCCTGACCTTCATATGTATCAGTTgccatatgttgttcccttttaG